CTTTGGaattagtaacgcgatatttcttaattaaaaatttaaataaaaataatttttgtaactgtTACTAATACAAGggacaattaatttatattttgagttGCAGGTCTCATAGGgcgtaaaaaaagtttttaaacgaaaaaaatttgtactttatttttaactgactaaataaaaatttattgattaaaaaaaaaaaaattttttttcaaaatgtaaagaaaaaaaaatgtatttttattttggttCTTTTggatgttttaataaaaagattcgagaaaaaaaaattttgtatgacTTTATGACACTCGAGTAGGCCGGAAACCATAAGAGcgtaaaaacaaaattcaaaataagtaaaatttatattttttcatttttatatttcaagatgaaaaataagtcgattaataaaaagaaaaactcTTTATACTCTTATTCCTTTACAACAGAAACGTTCTTATGACAACGATTAAATTCGTAGGAAATAGGACTAGGATATAAAtgaattactttaaataaattggacGTTTCGTCATGTATTCATGACTTCCTCAGCAACTTATTCTGAGTATAGACATAGACCAAACctaaattgttaaatatttgagttcaattaacaataattaatttaaagtcaAACTTTTACAATAAGAATGAGTCAGATTAcggcaataattttaatatataaggTCATTCTTCATAGTTTCTATGTATTAGACAATTGAATTATAAGAATAAGTTGCTGAggaagtcataaataaatgacgaaacgtacaatttatttaaagtaattcaTTTATATCCTAGTCCTATTTCCTTCGAATTTAATCGTTATTGTTAAGTATGGACACGAACGTTAAAACgttcttataaaatttgaaacgcGATGTAATAACATGACGTAGTACTAAACTGTTACCTTATTTTTTTACCTGAATATGAAGATTATATTCTTCAGCAATTTTACCAAGTTCTTTAAGTAATTCCATAGTACAACTCAATGCAAATCTCGGAGTTATAATTGGACTGACTAATGAACACttgaaagtaattaattagttattagttatcataaattactacaaaaatttttaaaaataaaatgatggaTTGAAAATTATCTCAAGCAAATACTCACTTTAAGTGCATAAAtgtcttcaataaattttctagtaTTAGCAATAGATAGCGATTTATTTTcgtaataattatcatcacgTGCCCTgtccatatttaatttacCAACAAATGCACGTTGATGATATTTAGCAGCTTTCTTGGCTAAAATCAAAGACGCTTCATTGTAAAGCGAAGCAAAGTAACAAGCTGTTGTTGTTCCTAATGATAACGTACGTTtctataaaaacaattttctaataaatgaattttaaaattaattgataaataagttgattaaaaataacgaCTTTAATTACCACAACAAAGTCAAATACTTTATCAGCAAACTCGTTGTCTGAGTACTTTAATTCTAGTGGAAATGTATGAGCTTCTAACCAGTCAAGTAAACTTTTATCATAACCGAGTCCTATGTTCGGTAACTGAACAGCATGGACATGACAGTCAATAAATCCAGGTACTAAAAATTGTCCTTTGTCTAATTTTGTAACAACATCTGCTTCTATGTCTGATACTTCtggttttttgaaaacttcaagtatctaaaattaaataaataaaaattttaagtcaaatttccttaataaaattatatttattattgagagTTTACCTGCCCATCTTGTACGAGTACCCCAGCATCCTCAATAATTTGTAACTCAACTTTagctgatttatttttaattgtctgtacAATTGgcccaataaataaaaatttttttcctgtcATTTTATgatagaaattatttactcaggcgtattttgaatatttgaaagttTTCATATGGCAGCGTAAAAGAACGAATGTTGGATGTAAAGTCATCTAAGCTTGACCCATTCATCTCGATTCAAGATTAAGACACGTGACTTCATCCCcactattttttcattcattatcGCTCTATTTgagacataaaattttatgtaaatat
This genomic interval from Microplitis mediator isolate UGA2020A chromosome 2, iyMicMedi2.1, whole genome shotgun sequence contains the following:
- the LOC130663274 gene encoding guanine deaminase; translation: MTGKKFLFIGPIVQTIKNKSAKVELQIIEDAGVLVQDGQILEVFKKPEVSDIEADVVTKLDKGQFLVPGFIDCHVHAVQLPNIGLGYDKSLLDWLEAHTFPLELKYSDNEFADKVFDFVVKRTLSLGTTTACYFASLYNEASLILAKKAAKYHQRAFVGKLNMDRARDDNYYENKSLSIANTRKFIEDIYALKCSLVSPIITPRFALSCTMELLKELGKIAEEYNLHIQSHISENIGEIAECKLLFPDCPTYTEVYEKAKLLTSKTVLAHGVYLEDSELKILNNRKSAIIHCPSSNTNLKSGLCDIQRLRSNQITVGLGTDVAGGNNLCILDVMRSALQVSNHIGFMKDKSYKSINYVDVFYLATLGGAEALSIDDKVGNLVAGKKFDALVIDLNAEDSPVDNLKSFSLEDQLQRFIYSGDDRNIINVYVEGHKVK